One Arthrobacter sp. StoSoilB20 DNA segment encodes these proteins:
- a CDS encoding GNAT family N-acetyltransferase translates to MTETIRTATTHDAGKLAELAAVTFPLACPPGSSPADIQAHLEKTLSEANFKDYLTDANITILVLDNDGQLTGYTMLIAKPASDPDVAAVLSALPSTELSKCYVHPDHHGKGAATQLIKASLAHAADRGAAGVWLGVNSENAKAIRFYEKSGFQRVGTKSFKLGNTVEHDYVMEHRL, encoded by the coding sequence GTGACTGAAACCATCCGTACCGCAACAACGCACGACGCCGGGAAGCTGGCTGAGCTTGCGGCCGTCACCTTCCCGCTGGCGTGCCCGCCCGGCTCGTCCCCGGCGGATATCCAGGCCCACCTGGAAAAGACGCTGAGCGAAGCCAACTTCAAGGACTACCTGACCGACGCCAACATCACCATCCTGGTTCTCGATAACGACGGTCAGCTCACTGGGTACACCATGCTGATTGCCAAGCCGGCAAGCGACCCCGATGTCGCCGCAGTGCTTTCCGCGCTCCCTTCCACGGAGCTGAGCAAGTGCTACGTCCACCCCGACCATCATGGCAAGGGTGCAGCAACCCAGCTCATCAAGGCCTCACTGGCCCACGCCGCGGACAGGGGCGCAGCCGGTGTGTGGCTGGGCGTCAACAGCGAGAACGCGAAAGCAATCCGCTTTTACGAGAAGAGCGGCTTCCAACGGGTGGGCACCAAGTCATTCAAGCTCGGCAACACCGTGGAACACGACTACGTGATGGAACACCGGCTCTGA
- a CDS encoding universal stress protein — translation MTIVVGYVPTPEGEAALTQAIAEAKKSNDTLLVINSSKGDALVDNRYAQEPEIQSIEDRLAEHGIQHIIKQPIRGHDAAAEVLDAAEEHDAGLIVIGLRRRSPVGKLIMGSVSQRILLEADCPVLAVKAD, via the coding sequence ATGACCATCGTGGTGGGATACGTCCCCACGCCGGAAGGCGAAGCGGCATTGACGCAAGCCATCGCCGAGGCCAAGAAAAGCAACGACACCCTGCTGGTCATCAACTCCTCCAAGGGCGACGCCCTGGTGGATAACCGGTACGCCCAGGAACCGGAGATCCAGAGCATCGAGGACCGGCTGGCGGAGCATGGCATCCAGCACATCATCAAGCAGCCCATCCGCGGCCATGATGCGGCGGCCGAGGTACTGGACGCAGCCGAAGAGCACGACGCCGGGCTGATTGTCATCGGTCTTCGCCGCCGCAGCCCGGTGGGCAAGCTCATCATGGGCAGCGTGTCCCAGCGGATCCTGCTGGAGGCGGACTGCCCGGTCCTGGCGGTCAAAGCCGACTAG
- a CDS encoding tripartite tricarboxylate transporter permease, with protein sequence MDVWSSLMDGFSTALTPLNLMYAMIGVILGTAVGVLPGLGPAMTVALLLPVTYALEPTSAFIMFAGIYYGGMYGGSTTSILLNTPGESSSVVTAIEGNKMAKAGRAAQALATAAIGSFVAGTIGTTLLAVCAPIVVKFAVSLGSPSYFAIMMLALLAVTAVLGKSRLRGFASLGLGLAIGLVGLDSVTGQSRLTFGIPLLSDGLDIVVVAVAIFAVGEALWVAAHLRRTPLHIIPVGRPWMGKKDWQRSWKPWLRGTVFGFPFGALPAGGAEIPTFLSYVTEKRLSKHPEEFGHGAIEGVAGPEAANNAAAAGTLTPMLALGLPTNATAAVMLAAFTSYGIQPGPQLFSSQGPLVWALIASLFIGNLLLLLINLPLAPLWAKLLQLPRPYLYAGILFFATLGAYSVNLQAFDLVILLVLGALGFMMRRFGLPVLPLILGVILGPRLEGQLRKTLQLSAGDPAGLFSEPIAIGIYVIIAIILAWPLVLKLIRRNRPAAVFAGPSEQFAGPPEQAAPVETATAAPIEPTTTTHRNQEKP encoded by the coding sequence ATGGACGTCTGGTCCTCCTTGATGGACGGTTTCTCCACCGCCCTGACCCCCTTGAACCTCATGTACGCCATGATCGGCGTCATCCTGGGCACCGCCGTCGGTGTCCTTCCGGGACTCGGCCCGGCCATGACCGTGGCTTTGCTGCTGCCGGTCACCTATGCCCTTGAACCCACCAGCGCCTTCATCATGTTCGCCGGTATCTACTACGGCGGCATGTACGGCGGCTCCACTACCTCCATCCTGCTGAACACTCCCGGGGAATCGTCGTCGGTGGTCACTGCCATCGAGGGCAACAAGATGGCCAAGGCGGGTCGCGCCGCCCAGGCACTTGCGACGGCGGCCATCGGCTCGTTCGTGGCGGGCACCATCGGCACCACCCTCCTTGCGGTCTGTGCGCCGATCGTTGTGAAGTTCGCCGTCAGCCTGGGCTCCCCCAGCTATTTCGCCATCATGATGCTGGCCTTGCTGGCCGTCACTGCCGTACTGGGCAAGTCACGGCTGCGCGGCTTTGCCTCCTTGGGCCTTGGCCTGGCTATCGGCTTGGTGGGCCTCGATTCCGTGACGGGTCAAAGCCGCCTCACGTTCGGCATTCCGCTGCTCTCTGACGGACTGGACATTGTGGTGGTGGCCGTGGCCATCTTCGCCGTGGGCGAGGCACTCTGGGTCGCCGCCCACTTGCGTCGTACCCCGTTGCACATCATTCCGGTTGGCCGTCCTTGGATGGGCAAGAAGGACTGGCAGCGTTCCTGGAAGCCGTGGCTTCGCGGCACAGTGTTTGGGTTCCCGTTTGGGGCTTTGCCCGCGGGCGGCGCCGAGATCCCCACCTTCCTCTCCTACGTCACGGAAAAGCGCCTCAGCAAGCACCCCGAAGAATTCGGACACGGCGCAATTGAGGGTGTAGCCGGGCCGGAAGCTGCCAACAACGCAGCGGCGGCAGGCACTCTCACCCCCATGCTGGCGCTCGGCCTGCCCACCAACGCAACGGCCGCCGTCATGCTTGCAGCGTTCACGTCCTACGGCATTCAGCCCGGACCGCAGCTGTTTTCCAGTCAGGGACCCCTGGTGTGGGCTTTGATTGCCAGCCTCTTCATTGGCAATCTCCTGCTCCTGCTGATCAACCTGCCGCTGGCACCCCTGTGGGCCAAGCTCCTGCAGCTCCCCCGCCCGTACCTGTACGCAGGCATCCTGTTCTTCGCCACCCTGGGCGCCTACTCGGTGAACCTGCAGGCGTTCGACCTGGTGATCCTGCTGGTCCTCGGTGCACTTGGTTTCATGATGCGGCGGTTCGGCCTCCCCGTCTTGCCGCTCATCCTGGGCGTCATTCTTGGCCCCCGTTTGGAAGGCCAGCTGCGCAAGACACTGCAGCTCAGTGCCGGAGACCCGGCCGGGCTCTTCAGTGAGCCGATCGCAATCGGAATCTACGTCATCATCGCGATCATCCTGGCCTGGCCGCTGGTCCTCAAGCTCATCCGCCGGAACCGCCCTGCAGCAGTTTTCGCAGGACCGTCCGAGCAGTTCGCAGGACCACCTGAGCAGGCAGCTCCCGTGGAAACAGCAACGGCTGCACCCATCGAACCGACAACAACAACCCACCGGAACCAGGAGAAACCATGA
- a CDS encoding tripartite tricarboxylate transporter TctB family protein, translating into MSSPATGLKGRAELGVALLLGVVGVLVFLDANGLVTPYSKSDPVGPKTVPFIVAGILLICAVMLAINVLRGGKGEAEEGEDVDLTHPADWKTILPLAGAFLLNILLIDWAGWVISGTILFWGSVLALGSRRYIRDGIISVALSLLTFYGFYLGLGIALPAGLLEGIL; encoded by the coding sequence GTGAGCTCTCCAGCAACAGGCTTGAAAGGCCGCGCCGAGCTGGGGGTAGCCCTCCTGCTCGGCGTGGTTGGGGTCCTCGTCTTCCTGGACGCCAACGGCCTGGTAACCCCGTACTCGAAATCGGACCCCGTGGGTCCAAAGACTGTCCCGTTCATTGTTGCCGGGATTCTCCTGATCTGCGCTGTGATGCTGGCCATCAACGTCCTCCGTGGCGGCAAAGGTGAAGCCGAAGAAGGCGAGGATGTGGACCTGACCCACCCTGCGGACTGGAAAACCATCCTTCCGCTGGCCGGCGCCTTCCTGTTGAACATCCTGCTCATCGACTGGGCCGGCTGGGTCATCTCCGGCACCATCCTGTTCTGGGGCAGCGTCCTTGCCTTGGGCAGCCGCCGGTACATCCGCGACGGAATCATCTCCGTGGCTCTTTCCCTGCTCACCTTCTACGGCTTCTACCTCGGCCTGGGCATTGCTTTGCCGGCCGGGCTCCTGGAAGGAATCCTCTGA
- a CDS encoding tripartite tricarboxylate transporter substrate-binding protein: protein MRQIRALRIAAVAAGIALMATGCGATGKSSTGTESSGAAAGPITGLQIMVPNTPGGGYDTTARAAAKVLDDEKIANNTEVFNLAGAGGTVGLARVVNEKGNGDLTMLMGLGVVGASYTNKSQSKLTDTTPLAKLIEEPGAIMVSKDSPYKTIDDLVKAWKADPASISVGGGSSPGGPDHLLPMQLAGAVGIDATKVNFVSYDGGGDLLPAILGNKLGFAASGAGEYLEQIKSGEVRVLATSGEKRLEGVDAPTLKESNIDLVFSNWRGVVAPPGISDADKQSLIAALEKMHESAGWKEALKTHSWTDAFVTGDEFKTFLTDQDKRVADVLTKLGLA, encoded by the coding sequence ATGCGCCAGATCCGCGCATTGCGAATCGCCGCCGTCGCCGCCGGCATCGCCCTGATGGCCACCGGCTGCGGTGCCACAGGTAAGAGCTCCACCGGTACTGAAAGCTCCGGCGCTGCTGCCGGACCGATCACCGGCCTGCAGATCATGGTCCCGAATACTCCCGGTGGCGGTTATGACACCACCGCCCGGGCCGCGGCCAAGGTCCTGGACGATGAGAAGATCGCCAACAACACCGAGGTGTTCAACCTTGCCGGTGCAGGCGGCACAGTGGGCCTGGCCCGTGTGGTGAATGAAAAGGGCAATGGCGACCTCACTATGCTCATGGGCCTGGGCGTTGTGGGTGCCAGCTACACCAACAAGTCCCAGTCCAAGCTGACGGACACCACTCCTTTGGCCAAGCTGATTGAAGAGCCCGGCGCCATCATGGTCAGCAAGGACTCCCCTTACAAGACCATTGATGATCTGGTGAAGGCATGGAAGGCCGATCCCGCTTCCATCTCCGTTGGCGGCGGCTCCTCCCCCGGCGGCCCGGACCACCTTCTGCCGATGCAGTTGGCAGGTGCTGTGGGCATTGACGCCACCAAGGTCAACTTTGTCTCCTACGACGGCGGCGGCGATCTCCTTCCCGCCATCCTGGGCAACAAGCTCGGCTTTGCAGCCTCGGGTGCCGGCGAGTACCTGGAGCAGATCAAGTCCGGAGAAGTCCGAGTCCTTGCCACCAGCGGCGAGAAGCGGCTTGAAGGCGTGGATGCCCCGACGCTCAAGGAATCCAACATTGACCTGGTGTTCAGCAACTGGCGCGGCGTTGTGGCCCCTCCGGGCATCAGCGATGCCGACAAGCAGTCCCTGATTGCCGCACTCGAGAAGATGCACGAGTCTGCCGGCTGGAAGGAAGCACTGAAGACCCACAGCTGGACCGATGCCTTTGTCACCGGCGATGAGTTCAAGACCTTCCTGACCGACCAGGACAAGCGGGTGGCGGACGTCCTCACCAAGCTTGGTTTGGCGTGA
- a CDS encoding sensor histidine kinase, with protein MSLAGQYLVLQLLIVLAVLVAVVAISLAQSAAAFERTEGRRALSAAEALGNNPTVRALLPTAEPRGGSALPAVAESVRTVSGSAHVALAKLDGTVITASDPGLIGRPLPLGESRVMEGRAWTGVLNGSNGAVLSAHVPVIDDSGNMIGIASISRNYPSTLERLGDAVPNLLTYLGVASILGVAGSLLLSRRVKRQTLGMEPREITGLVENREAMLQGLKEGVVALDPHERITVANQSARQLLGLPADCVGKKLRSLHVDPALKTVLTREQSDPDQLVLVGERLVVMNRVALHSHGRDIGSVTTLRDRTELSSLESELGATRTVTDTLRAQAHEFANQLHVISGLIQIGEYDSVVQFVNGATVDRTRLSDDVTSRIEDPALAALLIAKASLAAERGVELQLDPQSALPRVDEELSRDVTTVVGNLVDNAFDAVTGRAGALVRVLVVDSHDGVTVTVRDNGPGVPSGATEDIFRQGFSTKDPGPGDARGFGLALSRVICRRSGGGLTFSNDNGAVFTARFRKADPGPAVSGRTDPGNTGPGKAGATGPGTTGPATKDRNSNKGATQP; from the coding sequence ATGTCCCTGGCCGGGCAATACCTGGTGTTGCAGTTGCTCATTGTCCTGGCCGTTCTGGTGGCAGTGGTAGCGATCTCCCTGGCCCAGTCGGCCGCCGCCTTCGAACGGACCGAAGGCCGGCGGGCATTGTCCGCAGCAGAGGCTCTGGGGAACAACCCCACCGTGCGTGCGCTGCTGCCCACCGCCGAACCACGCGGCGGATCGGCGCTGCCCGCCGTGGCCGAATCGGTCAGGACGGTCTCCGGTTCAGCGCACGTTGCGCTCGCAAAACTGGACGGAACCGTGATCACGGCCTCGGATCCGGGACTGATCGGCCGGCCCTTGCCGCTGGGGGAGAGCAGGGTCATGGAAGGACGGGCTTGGACCGGAGTCCTCAACGGCAGCAACGGGGCAGTCCTTTCGGCCCACGTGCCGGTCATTGACGATTCCGGAAACATGATCGGCATCGCTTCCATCAGCCGCAATTACCCCTCCACGTTGGAAAGACTGGGCGATGCCGTCCCAAACCTCCTCACTTACCTTGGTGTGGCCAGCATCCTTGGAGTGGCCGGCTCCCTGCTGTTGTCGCGGCGCGTCAAACGGCAGACCCTGGGTATGGAACCGCGCGAAATCACGGGCCTGGTTGAAAACAGGGAAGCAATGCTGCAGGGCTTGAAGGAAGGCGTGGTGGCCCTGGACCCCCACGAACGGATCACCGTGGCGAACCAGAGCGCCCGCCAACTGCTGGGGTTGCCCGCCGACTGCGTCGGAAAGAAACTCCGTTCCCTTCACGTGGACCCGGCGTTGAAAACCGTCCTCACCCGCGAACAATCAGACCCGGACCAACTGGTACTTGTCGGGGAACGGCTGGTGGTCATGAACAGGGTGGCACTGCACTCCCACGGACGGGACATTGGCTCCGTGACAACACTGAGGGACCGGACGGAGCTGTCCTCGTTGGAAAGCGAACTCGGCGCCACCCGCACTGTCACGGACACCTTGCGGGCCCAAGCACACGAGTTCGCCAACCAACTCCACGTCATTTCGGGCCTCATCCAAATTGGCGAATACGATTCCGTGGTGCAGTTCGTCAACGGCGCCACCGTGGACCGCACCCGGCTCAGCGACGACGTCACCAGCCGCATCGAAGACCCGGCGCTCGCCGCCCTCCTCATCGCCAAAGCCAGCCTCGCCGCCGAACGCGGCGTTGAGCTGCAGTTGGATCCGCAGTCCGCCCTGCCTCGCGTGGATGAGGAATTGTCCCGTGACGTCACCACCGTGGTGGGCAACCTGGTGGACAACGCGTTCGACGCCGTGACCGGCCGCGCCGGGGCCTTGGTCCGGGTGCTGGTGGTCGACTCGCACGACGGCGTGACGGTCACCGTCCGCGACAACGGGCCTGGAGTCCCTTCCGGGGCAACGGAGGACATCTTCCGGCAGGGTTTTTCCACCAAAGACCCCGGGCCCGGTGATGCAAGGGGCTTTGGGTTGGCGTTGTCGCGCGTGATCTGCCGGCGCTCCGGAGGCGGGCTGACCTTCTCCAACGACAACGGGGCTGTGTTCACGGCGCGGTTCAGGAAGGCGGATCCGGGCCCGGCCGTCTCAGGCAGGACCGACCCAGGCAACACGGGTCCAGGCAAGGCCGGCGCAACCGGTCCAGGCACGACCGGTCCAGCCACGAAAGACAGGAATTCCAACAAAGGGGCAACGCAGCCGTGA
- a CDS encoding response regulator — translation MIKVLIVDDDFMVAKVHAGFIQRTPGFGVVGVAHTGAQALIETRRLQPDLVLLDIHLPDINGLELMHQLRDVAPDLDVLVISAAREVETVRKALRGGIVHYLIKPFSQSDLQERLQHYLSAYQGLDASKVEAEQSDVNRVFGLGISERTLPKGCSVETLELVESALKSAPGDLSAAELAEQLGTSRVSARRYLEYLHDEGALEVRLKYGVGRPERRYVLKGR, via the coding sequence GTGATCAAGGTACTGATTGTCGATGACGACTTCATGGTGGCCAAGGTCCACGCCGGATTCATTCAACGGACACCCGGCTTCGGAGTGGTAGGGGTTGCCCACACGGGCGCCCAGGCACTGATCGAAACCCGGCGGCTCCAGCCTGACTTGGTGCTGCTGGACATCCATTTGCCCGATATCAACGGGTTGGAACTCATGCACCAACTGCGCGACGTCGCTCCGGACCTGGACGTTCTGGTCATCAGCGCCGCCCGGGAGGTGGAAACCGTGCGCAAAGCGCTGCGCGGCGGAATCGTCCACTACCTGATCAAGCCGTTTTCGCAGTCCGACCTGCAGGAACGGTTGCAGCACTACCTCAGCGCCTACCAAGGCCTGGATGCGTCCAAGGTAGAGGCGGAGCAATCGGATGTGAACCGCGTCTTCGGGCTGGGCATTTCCGAGCGGACCCTGCCCAAGGGGTGCAGCGTGGAGACACTGGAACTGGTGGAATCGGCGCTGAAATCAGCGCCCGGTGACCTCTCAGCCGCTGAGCTCGCAGAGCAACTAGGCACCTCGCGCGTCAGTGCCAGGCGCTACCTTGAGTACCTCCACGACGAAGGTGCGCTGGAAGTCAGGCTCAAGTACGGCGTCGGGCGTCCTGAAAGGCGATACGTCCTGAAGGGGCGGTGA
- a CDS encoding NAD(P)-binding domain-containing protein produces the protein MKNFLARILGKKTPMTNMTIIGNGNMARGIATRALAGGLTVEILGQDPIKAQELAAELGARVTSGTTAAAPQGDIVVLAVPFDAAKSIVSTYGEALAGKTIVDITNPVNFETFDSLVVEPGTSAAEEIAQLAPSGSHVVKAFNTTFAGTLVAGESGGKPLDVFIAGDDDAATAAVSGLVSAGGMRPLVVGPLKRARELEGFQFVLMTMQANPAFEDFNWDTGLLVTK, from the coding sequence ATGAAAAATTTCCTCGCCCGCATCCTCGGAAAGAAGACTCCCATGACCAACATGACCATCATCGGTAACGGCAACATGGCACGTGGCATCGCCACCCGCGCTCTCGCAGGCGGCCTCACTGTGGAGATTCTCGGACAGGACCCCATCAAGGCCCAGGAACTGGCCGCTGAATTGGGCGCCCGCGTCACCTCCGGTACCACTGCAGCGGCTCCGCAAGGAGACATCGTGGTTCTCGCGGTTCCTTTCGACGCCGCCAAGTCCATCGTCTCCACCTACGGCGAAGCCCTTGCCGGCAAGACGATTGTTGACATCACCAACCCGGTGAACTTCGAGACGTTCGATTCCCTCGTGGTAGAGCCCGGGACGTCGGCCGCCGAGGAAATCGCCCAGCTCGCCCCGTCCGGCTCCCACGTCGTGAAGGCTTTCAACACCACGTTCGCCGGCACCCTGGTTGCCGGTGAGTCCGGGGGCAAGCCGCTGGACGTGTTCATCGCGGGCGATGACGACGCAGCAACGGCCGCCGTCAGCGGCTTGGTCAGCGCGGGCGGCATGCGTCCCCTGGTGGTCGGACCCCTGAAGCGGGCTCGTGAACTTGAGGGCTTCCAGTTCGTCCTGATGACCATGCAAGCCAACCCGGCCTTCGAGGACTTCAACTGGGACACCGGCCTCCTGGTCACCAAGTAA
- a CDS encoding heme-degrading domain-containing protein has protein sequence MTDSPRIAELKQQEEELVFASFDHHDAWRLGSLIANHAISSGFGVAIDIRRHNLMLFRCVLPGATADQEEWIRRKSASVLRFEHSTALLSEEFSVRGHSPLGGGWLAHEDYTLAGGSFPVRVRGAGVVGAITVSGLSSDEDHQMVVDGIRNYLKTVGVQA, from the coding sequence TTGGTTTTCGCTTCCTTCGACCACCACGACGCCTGGCGTTTGGGCTCCTTGATCGCGAACCATGCGATCTCGTCAGGGTTTGGCGTGGCGATCGATATCCGCCGGCACAACCTCATGCTCTTTCGGTGTGTCCTTCCCGGCGCCACGGCGGACCAGGAAGAGTGGATCCGCCGGAAATCCGCGTCCGTACTGAGGTTCGAGCACAGCACGGCCTTGTTGTCCGAGGAGTTCTCGGTCCGCGGGCACAGCCCACTGGGCGGCGGTTGGCTAGCCCACGAGGACTACACATTGGCCGGAGGTTCTTTTCCCGTCCGTGTTCGTGGGGCCGGCGTGGTCGGGGCCATCACCGTGTCCGGGCTGAGCTCTGACGAGGACCACCAGATGGTGGTGGACGGGATCCGGAACTACCTGAAGACCGTGGGGGTCCAGGCCTAG